The following proteins come from a genomic window of Candidatus Methylarchaceae archaeon HK02M2:
- the proC gene encoding pyrroline-5-carboxylate reductase, protein MSLNMKIGIIGAGKMGEAIISGFLKSKVFSPGDIYASEIIEKRRRYIADTYHIECFGDIERVVAVSNLIIVSVKPGNMRDVLEVIKNVITPEKILISIAAGISLEFLSKYLPKDTSIIRVMPNLACFVREGMMAVCPSKNIPNEKLESIKKTLSLLGRVITLDEKYFDAVTGLVGSGPAYIYLVIEALSDAGVKLGLPKDIATTLVAQTVLGAGKMVVETDEHPARLREMVATPGGTTIEGLIELERGGLRVTLIDAVIKATERAKELSKE, encoded by the coding sequence TTGAGCTTGAATATGAAGATAGGTATAATTGGTGCGGGAAAGATGGGGGAAGCCATAATATCAGGTTTCCTTAAATCTAAAGTATTTTCTCCTGGAGATATTTACGCTTCAGAAATAATCGAGAAACGTCGAAGATATATCGCCGATACTTATCATATTGAATGTTTTGGTGACATTGAGCGGGTAGTGGCAGTCAGCAATCTGATAATAGTTTCTGTTAAGCCAGGCAATATGAGGGATGTTTTAGAAGTCATAAAGAATGTGATAACCCCTGAAAAGATTCTGATCAGTATCGCTGCAGGCATTTCTTTAGAGTTCCTAAGTAAATATCTGCCAAAAGACACTTCCATCATCAGAGTGATGCCAAATCTTGCATGCTTTGTACGAGAAGGAATGATGGCAGTCTGCCCATCAAAGAACATACCAAATGAGAAACTAGAATCGATTAAAAAAACACTTAGCTTGTTAGGAAGAGTAATTACACTCGACGAGAAATATTTCGATGCTGTTACTGGCCTAGTTGGAAGTGGACCAGCCTATATCTATCTTGTAATAGAAGCTTTAAGTGATGCTGGAGTAAAGTTAGGTCTACCTAAAGATATTGCGACAACTCTCGTTGCTCAAACTGTTTTAGGTGCTGGAAAAATGGTCGTAGAAACTGATGAACATCCAGCGAGACTTAGAGAAATGGTGGCGACACCAGGAGGGACTACCATTGAAGGCTTGATAGAGCTCGAGAGGGGTGGACTTAGAGTAACCCTTATAGATGCAGTTATCAAAGCGACAGAGCGAGCGAAGGAATTAAGTAAGGAATAA